A window of uncultured Gellertiella sp. genomic DNA:
GTCGTCCGGTGGCGCCTGCGGGGAAGAAGTCATCAGCCGGTTTCCTTGAGGTGACCATGTCACTTTAAAGTGCCTTCTTTACACCTGCGATCCCAAACCATAACTAATTACCGATGGCAAGCAGGTATCCAATTGATACCATATGCCAGCAGGCACGCAATTTCAAAGGAGTTTCGCAATGACTGGAAAAGTTCTCGTCCTCGCCGCAACCGGCACGATTGGCAGCAAGGTGGTGCAGGGTCTTGTCAACCGGGGGGAGAGGGTAAAGGCGGCAAGCCGCAGCGGATCGGCGGTCGGGGGGGCGCAAGGCGTTTCACTGGATCTTGCCAATCCGGCATCGCTCGATGCGGCGCTCGCCGATGTCGACCGGGTGTTTGCCATCGTGCCTGCCGGCTATCTCGACCCCGTGGGACTGCTCGCCCCCGTCTTCGATACGGCAGAAGCGCGCCGCATCAAGATCGTGCTGATGACCGTCATGGGCGTCGATGCCGATGAGAACAATCCCTATCGCAAGCTGGAGCGCAGGCTTGAAAATTCCGGCCTGCCCCATGCGATCATCCGCCCGAACTGGTTTGCCGACAATTTCCACACCTATTGGCGCGAAGGGCTGCGCCATGGCGTGATCGGCCTTCCCGCTGCGTCGGGAAAGACCAGCTTCATCGACACCCGCGACATCGCCGACAGCGCCGTTGCAGCACTGACCAACCCGGCCTTTGATGGCCAGGCCTTCAACCTGACCGGCCCGCAGGCGCTTGGCTACGCCGAGGCTGCCGAAATCCTTGGTTCCGTCGCGGGCAAGGCCATCACCTATCAGCCGGTCGATGACGACAGCTTCATCGCCATGCTG
This region includes:
- a CDS encoding SDR family oxidoreductase, translated to MTGKVLVLAATGTIGSKVVQGLVNRGERVKAASRSGSAVGGAQGVSLDLANPASLDAALADVDRVFAIVPAGYLDPVGLLAPVFDTAEARRIKIVLMTVMGVDADENNPYRKLERRLENSGLPHAIIRPNWFADNFHTYWREGLRHGVIGLPAASGKTSFIDTRDIADSAVAALTNPAFDGQAFNLTGPQALGYAEAAEILGSVAGKAITYQPVDDDSFIAMLTGAGVPEAYARFLAAIFHPVREGWTATITGDVEKLTGHAPRSLQTYASDHRADLVD